The Streptomyces sp. V4I8 genome includes the window GGTGTCGCCGTCCGTGCGGTTGTGGATCACGGCGCGGCGGCCCGACGGCGCCAGCAGCACCACGCGCAGATCGCCGATACGGCGGTGCTCGATGTCGAGCTTCACCGTCAGTTCCCTGACCGTGCCCGTGCCCTCGAGCGAGATCGCGTCGGTCAGACCGCCGGTGTCCTCGTCGGGGATCGCGGCGGCTGGGGCCGACCGACCCGCGATCTGCCGGCCCGCGACTGCCTGCTCGCCGGTACGGAAGGTGATCACATCGCCCGGGGGACCGATCTGGGAGACGGTGAGCCCGGCTTCGCTGCCGTCCCACCACAGGGACGGGGGGCGGCTGCTGTGCGACACCGCGGTGCCGGGCGACGGACCGTAGAGGTCCCCGCCGTCGCCGCCGTTCTGGCCGGTCTCCAGATCCATGTGGCCGTCCGCCTGAAGGAGCGCGCACTGGTAGTGGTGTACCTGGTTGCCCTGCTGGAACTCGTTCGACCCCTTGACGTCGCAGTGGTAGACCGCGAGGCCGCTGGAGGTCAGCCGGGAGTCGAAGCCGAGCCTGCTGCGGTTCTCGATCAGGTAGTACTCGACGTTCCTGCGGCGCGGGTTGTGGTAGATCAGTGCCTTGTTGTACTCGCCCTGCCTGGCCTCGTAGGAACCAGGCTCGGAGATGTCCACGTCCTGGGTCCAGTCCACGAGGCGGCGCAGATAGACGCACACCGCGGACGGGAGGAAGCCGTCGCCCAGGTTGTTCCCGGACGCCATAGCGCAGTAGCTTCCCATGCCCTCGCTCGTGAAGTTGTCACCCTCCCGTTCGACCGTGCCGTAGTCGTAGAGATCGGGCCACCGGCACAGCAGGTGTCCGCTCTCGTGGCAGAACGTGCCGATGCTCAGGTCAGCCACTGTCTCGCCGATGCTGGTGATGGTGTACAAGTCCGACCGCACATCGCCGATCTGGGCGGGGAAGCGAGAGTTGTGCGGCCAGAGGTCCTCCCGGAACTCCGTACGGCCCGCGTACATGATGCAGATGGAGTCGACGATGCCGCGGTCGAGGGAGTCGAAGCGACTGAAGTCCACTCCGGCGTCCAAGGCCGCCTGAAGCGCCTCGGGTACGAGTTCGCCCCGGTGCTGCACGAGGCCGTACGCGAGCCTCGGGCGGCTCATGCGGAGCGGGCCGACGACGGTGTTGGTGAATCTGAGCTTGCCGGTCGACATGGTGCGGAAGTACTCCTTGACGGAGCAATGGTTGCCGTTCGCCGTGAAGTTGGGGCTGTTCAGCAGGGCGGAGACGTCGTCGACCGTCACGTCCGTCGGTGTGTCCGGGAAGTCGACCAGGATCGTCAGGCCCTGGACATCGCCTTTCGTCAGGGCGAATCCGGGGAGCAGACCCTTGGCAGGACCGAAGGTGAGCAGGGTCTCGGGGTTGGTTGCGGCCCGCTCCTCCTCCGGGATCCCTTCCAGCGCCCGGCCCATGAACACCTCTCTCCGGTAGAGCTGGCCCTCCCTCAGATGCCGGGGCAGCCCCTCGGGGGGCGGTTCGGAGATGAGGATGCCGCTGGAGACGAACCGGCGTTGGGCGCCGGCGCTGTCGGTCTCCGCGTAGCAATAGGCGCCGCGGTCGGCGTCGTAGGTGACCGAGTAGCCGTCGAGGTTCTCGTATCGCGCGTATTTGTCGTCCCCGAAGGCGACGAGGTGAACATCGCCGCCCTCTTCCTGGCTGAAGGTGAGCGTGTCACCGAAGATGCCACTCATTGCAGAAGACCTCCCCATCGGCACACGAGGGACCTTGCCCTCAGTGTGGAGGGCGGGGGAGGGGACGCACAGGGCAGAAGCACCCACGTCGGCCAGGGGCAGCGTTACCCCTTCCAGGAGGCCGCCGGGATGATGTCGTGCGTGATGGCGAAGCGCGTCAGGTCGGCTCGTCGCCGGGAGCCGATCTTGTCGCGGAGCCGGTCCAGATGGGAGTGCACGGTGTGCTCGCTGATACCCAGCCGTACGGCGATGGCGTGATCGGTCTCCCCATGTGCGACCAGTTCCAGGATCTGACGCTCGCGATTCGTGACGTGGCAGGACGGCCCTACGTCCGGACGTACGGCGAGATCCGCGGAGATGTATGAGCAGCCATCAGCGACGAGCCGGATCGCGGCCAGCAGCTCGCGTTCGTCGGCCTGCCGGCTGAGGCAGCCACGGGCACCGGCGCGCATCGCGGGCACGGCGTGCTTGTCCGGTCCGGAGGAGAAGACCAGGACGGAAGCGCCCTCGGCGGTGAGCCGTCCCACCACGTCCGACAGACATACGGGTGGCAGCTGGAGGTCCACGAGCGCGATGTCACCCGGTCCGACTTCGGCCACGGCCTCGTCGGCCGCCCGCGTGGTGAGGGCGAGCGCGAGACCATCGGCCTCCTCGACGACATGGGCCACGCCGTTGCGCAGTAACGGGCAGTCGCCGACGACGGCGACACGTCTCACGTCCGCACTCATGGGCGCCTCACTCCGACCGGGCCCGCGCCCCGGGTGCGGGCATGGCCTCACAGCTCCAGTTTTGTCCGTCCGGAGCGGTCCGGCATGCCGAGACGTCGGAAAGCCGCCACGGGCCAGGAGTGGGCGTGCCGAGCGGTCGGTCGTCAAGGGCTGGGCGACGGCTGTAGGGGGCGTGGTGGCGGTGGCGGTGGGGGTATTCCGTCGATGTGGTTCCCTCGTGGCCGGCAGAGACCCGATGGCAGGCTTCGCCGCTGCCCTGGACCCGCGGTGGTGGGCAGTGGCCAGGTTCTGAAGCAGCAGCTTGCCGCGCACGGTGTCATGCACAGACGCGGCGGTGACGAGGACGGCCAGCACCAAGGCGTGCGTGTCCCTGAGCAGGTGCCGTTTGCGTGCGTGTCTCTGATCAGGTGCCGTCCTGCGTGCGTGTCTCTGATCAGGTGCCGTTTGCGTCCTTTGATCCTCCTGACGGATGCCCCGGCTGGTCTCTGCCACGTTTGCCGAGGTCTTCACGCTGTACGGGTCGATCACGGCCGAGGTCGGCTCCGCTGCGGCCGTGCGCGCGGCAGCCGGGCAGCGGACACGTCACGGCGGTACGGACGACGAGCACTCACACACCGTGCGACGACCCTCATCGTCACCAGTGACAGAACCACCCGTAACTCCCAGCTACCTGGAGCAGATGATCGCCAAGACGCCCCTCCGCGTGCGGGAGGGAAAGGCCACCCGTCCGGACATCGACGCGGGCGGTCTCCCAGAACGCCCCAGGCACTGTCACTGGCCGTCGATACCATGACGGCCGTGATGGTGGGAACCAAGGAAACCCGGCTCATCGTCCTGCGCGGCAACAGCGCCTCGGGGAAGTCGTCC containing:
- a CDS encoding LuxR C-terminal-related transcriptional regulator, with translation MSADVRRVAVVGDCPLLRNGVAHVVEEADGLALALTTRAADEAVAEVGPGDIALVDLQLPPVCLSDVVGRLTAEGASVLVFSSGPDKHAVPAMRAGARGCLSRQADERELLAAIRLVADGCSYISADLAVRPDVGPSCHVTNRERQILELVAHGETDHAIAVRLGISEHTVHSHLDRLRDKIGSRRRADLTRFAITHDIIPAASWKG
- a CDS encoding M6 family metalloprotease domain-containing protein, encoding MSGIFGDTLTFSQEEGGDVHLVAFGDDKYARYENLDGYSVTYDADRGAYCYAETDSAGAQRRFVSSGILISEPPPEGLPRHLREGQLYRREVFMGRALEGIPEEERAATNPETLLTFGPAKGLLPGFALTKGDVQGLTILVDFPDTPTDVTVDDVSALLNSPNFTANGNHCSVKEYFRTMSTGKLRFTNTVVGPLRMSRPRLAYGLVQHRGELVPEALQAALDAGVDFSRFDSLDRGIVDSICIMYAGRTEFREDLWPHNSRFPAQIGDVRSDLYTITSIGETVADLSIGTFCHESGHLLCRWPDLYDYGTVEREGDNFTSEGMGSYCAMASGNNLGDGFLPSAVCVYLRRLVDWTQDVDISEPGSYEARQGEYNKALIYHNPRRRNVEYYLIENRSRLGFDSRLTSSGLAVYHCDVKGSNEFQQGNQVHHYQCALLQADGHMDLETGQNGGDGGDLYGPSPGTAVSHSSRPPSLWWDGSEAGLTVSQIGPPGDVITFRTGEQAVAGRQIAGRSAPAAAIPDEDTGGLTDAISLEGTGTVRELTVKLDIEHRRIGDLRVVLLAPSGRRAVIHNRTDGDTKNLRLTLTSQPPSLLAPLVGDAVTGSWKLKITDAVEGSAGTLRSWEITVRT